The proteins below come from a single Pichia kudriavzevii chromosome 2, complete sequence genomic window:
- a CDS encoding uncharacterized protein (PKUD0B00880; similar to Saccharomyces cerevisiae YOL021C (DIS3); ancestral locus Anc_1.367): MTTATKRKRISSGLVVAQKVFVRSRNGNALKVVREHYLREDIPCNSKGCEICANLYVAGPTGEIPHPVLSSDPLNIKSEKIGKHYLVIDTNIVLNAIDILENDKVFYDVIIPQTVLNEVRNQSYPIYMRLRTLTKNEDKRFVVFHNEFKASTYLDRKTGETINDYNDRLIRETAKFYNLHLSPTGIKTLLITGDKANKLLAAKDNIMAFTVHEYINLLPNSEELKDILPSTESFDKSINEIKYPEYYTSARLMGGIKNGSLYQGNISVSSYNFLEGTVSIPSMPKPLLILGRENLNRAFNGDQVVVELLPKNKWKKPSTEIIDEEIVNKDGVGDDDDKELIISDKERKLLTQEAIKAQGAESEEERIVPTGRVVGIIKRSWRLYVGQLSPSSVRKDEVVSNAPKNVFVILMDRSLPKIRIRTRRAKELIGKRIVVAIDSWESNSKFPSGHFVRTLGEIEDKDAEQEALLLEHDVEYRPFSKNVLACLPKEGHDWKVPENLDISDPQLKKRRDLRDRLICSIDPPGCVDIDDALHAKRLPNGNYEVGVHIADVTHFVKAGTPLDQEGASRGTSVYLVDKRIDMLPMLLGTDLCSLKPYVDRFAFSVLWEMDEEANIINVEFTKSIIKSREAFAYEQAQLRIDDESQQDELTKGMRILLKLSKRLKQKRLDAGALNLASPEVKVHTDSETSDPNEVEIKKLLDTNSLVEEFMLCANISVARKIYEAFPQVAMLRRHAEPPATNFEQLNDVLRIKKGLSISTESSKSLADSLDRCVDPKDPYFNTLIRIMATRCMMAAEYFAAGNFSYSEFRHYGLAVDIYTHFTSPIRRYCDVVAHRQLAAAIDYEPLHEIHMDKNKMDLVVKNINKRHRNAQFAGRASIEYYVGQVMKNNQSDQEGYVIKVFSNGIVILVPKYGVESLIKLEVMGDVNSAVFDEDNYSLSFVDKSGSKRSVSVFDKVDVSIESILDDFTGKRRVQLYLK; this comes from the coding sequence ATGACCACCGCAAccaagagaaagagaatctCATCTGGTTTAGTTGTTGCTCAGAAGGTCTTTGTGAGATCCAGAAATGGTAATGCACTGAAAGTAGTGAGAGAACACTACCTAAGAGAAGACATTCCTTGTAACAGTAAAGGATGTGAAATTTGTGCAAATCTATACGTTGCAGGCCCAACTGGAGAAATCCCGCACCCTGTTTTATCTAGTGATCCATTGAATATtaaatcagaaaaaattggTAAACATTACCTTGTTATTGATACAAACATAGTTCTTAATGCAATTGATATATTGGAAAACGATAAAGTTTTTTACGATGTGATAATTCCCCAGACTGTGTTGAATGAAGTACGTAATCAAAGTTATCCAATATACATGAGGCTTAGAACTttaacaaaaaatgaagataaaCGATTTGTGGTGTTCCATAACGAATTCAAGGCTTCCACTTACCTTGATAGAAAAACAGGCGAGACGATAAACGATTACAACGATAGATTAATTAGAGAAACTGCAAAGTTTTATAACTTGCATCTATCTCCAACTGGTATTAAAACACTACTCATTACCGGAGACAAGGCTAACAAACTGTTAGCAGCAAAAGATAATATCATGGCTTTCACGGTTCATGAATACATCAACTTATTACCAAATtctgaagaattgaaagatattCTACCATCCACTGAATCCTTTGATAAAAGcatcaatgaaatcaagtACCCCGAATACTACACATCTGCTAGACTTATGGGTGGTATCAAAAACGGTAGTTTATATCAGGGTAACATTAGCGTCTCATCTTATAACTTTTTGGAGGGCACTGTCTCTATTCCTAGCATGCCTAAACCACTCTTAATTTTAGGGAGAGAAAATCTAAATAGGGCGTTCAACGGAGACcaagttgttgttgaactttTACCTAAAAATAAGTGGAAAAAGCCATCAACAGAgattattgatgaagaaatagTTAACAAAGATGGTGTTggtgatgacgatgataaAGAGCTCATTATATCAgataaagaaagaaagtTACTTACTCAAGAGGCAATCAAAGCTCAAGGTGCagaaagtgaagaagaaaggaTTGTTCCAACAGGAAGAGTTGTTGGTATAATCAAAAGAAGCTGGAGATTATATGTCGGACAATTGTCTCCAAGTAGTGTCAGAAAAGATGAGGTAGTCAGTAATGCTCCTAAAAATGTGTTTGTCATTTTGATGGATAGATCATTACCCAAGATTAGGATCAGAACTAGACGGGCTAAAGAATTGATTGGCAAGAGAATTGTAGTTGCCATCGACAGTTGGGAGtccaattccaaatttccGAGCGGACATTTTGTCAGGACCTTAGGAGAGATAGAAGATAAGGATGCAGAGCAAGAGGCTTTATTGCTTGAACATGACGTTGAATATAGGCCATTCTCAAAGAATGTGTTGGCTTGTCTTCCAAAAGAAGGACATGATTGGAAGGTACCTGAAAATTTGGACATTAGTGATCcgcaattgaaaaagagaagagatCTAAGAGATAGGTTGATTTGCTCTATTGACCCTCCTGGGTgtgttgatattgatgatgcCTTACATGCTAAAAGATTACCAAATGGTAATTATGAGGTGGGTGTCCATATTGCAGATGTTACTCATTTTGTTAAGGCCGGGACACCATTAGATCAAGAGGGTGCTTCCAGGGGTACGTCTGTCTATcttgttgataaaagaaTTGATATGTTGCCAATGTTGCTAGGTACAGACTTGTGTTCTTTGAAGCCCTATGTCGACAGGTTTGCGTTTTCGGTACTGTGGGAAATGGATGAGGAAGCAAATATCAttaatgttgaatttacaAAGTCAATTATAAAATCAAGAGAAGCTTTTGCATACGAACAAGCACAATTGAGAATTGATGATGAGAGCCAACAAGATGAGTTAACTAAGGGTATGAGAATCCTCTTAAAGCTGTCCAAAAGGctaaaacaaaaaagatTGGATGCTGGTGCTTTGAACTTAGCTTCTCCTGAAGTTAAAGTTCACACCGACAGTGAAACCTCCGATCCAAATGAAGTGGAAATTAAGAAACTTTTGGACACGAATTCCttggttgaagaatttatGTTGTGTGCTAATATCTCTGTTGCGAGAAAAATATACGAAGCTTTCCCACAGGTTGCAATGTTGCGTCGTCATGCAGAACCGCCAGCCACTAATTTTGAGCAGTTAAATGACGTTTTACGTATAAAGAAGGGGTTGTCTATTTCAACCGAAAGTAGCAAATCGTTAGCTGACTCCTTGGATAGATGTGTTGATCCAAAAGATCCATACTTCAACACATTAATTAGAATTATGGCTACTAGATGTATGATGGCAGCGGAGTATTTTGCTGCCGGTAATTTCAGTTATTCAGAATTCAGGCACTATGGTTTGGCTGTTGATATCTACACTCACTTCACGTCACCAATTCGTAGGTACTGTGATGTTGTAGCTCATAGACAATTAGCAGCAGCTATTGATTATGAACCGCTTCACGAAATCCATATggataaaaataaaatggaTTTGGTTGTTAAGAATATCAATAAACGTCACAGAAATGCCCAGTTTGCCGGTAGAGCAAGTATTGAATACTATGTCGGTCAAGTCATGAAGAATAACCAAAGTGATCAAGAGGGTTATGTAATAAAAGTGTTTTCCAACGGAATTGTCATTCTTGTTCCTAAATATGGAGTTGAATCATTGATCAAATTAGAAGTCATGGGTGATGTGAACTCTGCAGTGTTTGACGAAGACAACTATAGCTTAAGCTTTGTTGACAAATCCGGCTCAAAAAGATCTGTGTCTgtttttgataaagttgATGTTTCTATTGAATCCATACTAGACGACTTTACTGGTAAAAGACGGGTTCAACTGTATTTGAAATAG
- a CDS encoding uncharacterized protein (PKUD0B00890; similar to Saccharomyces cerevisiae YBR155W (CNS1); ancestral locus Anc_8.506), with amino-acid sequence MVEISEIDNDATVDYIVGEWEKKQAEEESQKSAKANKINNGEPELPPQLAEASSKSTDEIMAELNKLPFFMNTLDDNDGEERSEIEALKALAYEGEPDEVAENFKKQGNSSYKGKAWKDAIEFYTKGLSVNCGVKSIDAALYLNRAACNLELKNYRRCINDCKECLLRQPKNVKACYRAARAYFAIEHYHEAMEVLNFAHSIDDKNPAVNSLMKKVQDKIKYTEELKEKRRKKEEEQIKVAQDLEAAIRARGITSIKSSYGTETIGDAKIHLEDPHDIETQLIIPTIVIYPTVNEFDVISEVSELTTPMELMELVMNRPDEYFADGKHDNFRPKKLEAYMETEDGGLVRIPKKSPINSVLMSQTPRVPLFDNILRIYFVPKVDSAEWIKKWKKQDALSKRN; translated from the coding sequence ATGGTTGAAATTTCGGAAATTGATAACGATGCCACAGTAGATTATATTGTAGGGGAATGGGAGAAGAAAcaagcagaagaagaaagtcAGAAATCTGCAAAAGCCAACAAGATTAATAACGGCGAACCAGAATTACCACCTCAGCTAGCTGAAGCTTCATCAAAGTCAACTGATGAGATCATGGCCGAGTTGAACAAGCTACCATTTTTTATGAACACTCTTGATGACAATGATGGAGAAGAGAGatctgaaattgaagcttTGAAGGCCTTGGCCTACGAAGGAGAGCCTGATGAAGTTGCcgaaaatttcaaaaaacaAGGTAACAGCTCGTACAAGGGAAAAGCGTGGAAAGATGCCATTGAATTTTATACCAAGGGCTTGAGTGTGAATTGTGGTGTTAAAAGCATTGATGCGGCATTATACTTGAATAGAGCAGCTTGTAATTTAGAGTTGAAAAACTATAGAAGATGCATCAACGATTGTAAAGAATGCCTACTTAGACAACCCAAAAATGTTAAGGCATGTTACAGAGCGGCAAGGGCATATTTTGCAATAGAGCACTACCACGAAGCTATGGAAGTGCTTAACTTTGCACATTCTATTGATGACAAAAATCCGGCGGTTAATTCTCTCATGAAGAAAGTCCAAGATAAAATAAAGTATACTGAGGAgctcaaagaaaaaagaaggaaaaaggaagaagaacaaattaAAGTTGCTCAAGATTTAGAAGCGGCAATCAGAGCTAGAGGTATAACTTCCATTAAATCTTCTTACGGAACCGAGACTATCGGAGATGCCAAAATTCATTTAGAAGACCCTCATGACATAGAAACACAATTAATCATTCCAACTATTGTGATATATCCAACAGTTAATGAATTTGACGTGATCAGTGAAGTCAGTGAGCTAACAACGCCAATGGAATTGATGGAACTTGTTATGAATAGACCCGATGAATATTTTGCGGATGGAAAGCACGACAACTTTAGACCAAAGAAACTGGAAGCTTACATGGAAACGGAGGACGGTGGTCTAGTTAGAATCCCCAAGAAAAGTCCAATCAATAGTGTGCTCATGTCTCAAACACCAAGGGTTCCACTTTTTGATAACATCTTGagaatttattttgttcCTAAAGTGGATTCTGCGGAGTGgataaaaaaatggaaaaaacaagaTGCCTTATCTAAAAGAAACTAA
- a CDS encoding uncharacterized protein (PKUD0B00900; Pfam Domains: MFS_1(8e-35)), which produces MLACVSGIKNVALKGRSMVPLEKRNIFFIYFFILLGTTLDNLNNGTMLTLAGDIQERFNTDSSTTSWVLSGYALTLGSFIMVTGKIADVIGPHNIFLCGLTTIWVCSLVCAVLPQVTIIPLIVFRAIQGIGASSLIPASLSLTANYFSGKRAKFLPTAIGFLLIALTSSFGVGIIIGGAFSLTSIGYRSFFYFSFAVGLLCNIILYFMIIPIEQTEGHKQLDLKNVDYVAALLVIIGTLLMILGLTEGGEGWVSAKAIAPLIIGFLVVLAALFFEGIYLKRFRKKHTLQDRNTDWRLSVEFLFPPEILHIPNIMVFLTVTGLQYATEIMFIASGVQYFMFVEHNSPILASVKIFPVCAGIIFGALTYRPWMYEKLNGNKLFVISAILSLVGVIWFSRLDYTVANSYWRYCIFSAFIYGYGINIFFNIYMNVVIESTPLHLQGVVNGILQTTSQVLLSIGNALVPSITGNVSYATTEEMKQYLQDKYRVIFYIMMGFQGVVLLLMIFCIQNNPSKRESEEDLQSVDCLNIEKDEEVFEKVESKGIN; this is translated from the coding sequence ATGCTTGCCTGCGTGAGCGGTATAAAAAATGTTGCTCTGAAAGGTAGAAGTATGGTACCTCTAGAGAAGAGGaacatatttttcatttatttctttatcttACTAGGAACAACCTTAGATAATCTGAACAATGGTACGATGTTGACACTTGCAGGTGATATACAGGAACGGTTTAACACTGATTCTTCCACAACATCTTGGGTTTTATCTGGGTATGCTCTTACCTTAGGGTCGTTCATTATGGTCACTGGTAAAATAGCAGACGTCATCGGTCCACATAACATCTTTTTGTGCGGGTTGACGACTATTTGGGTCTGTTCTCTTGTCTGCGCCGTTTTACCACAAGTAACAATTATTCCGTTGATTGTATTTAGAGCTATCCAAGGTATTGGTGCTTCATCACTGATCCCAGCTTCTTTATCTCTAACCGCCAACTATTTTAGTGGTAAAAGAGCAAAATTTCTTCCCACGGCAATTGGCTTCCTTTTGATTGCTCTTACTTCTAGTTTTGGGGTGGGAATTATTATTGGAGGTGCATTCTCTCTTACATCCATTGGTTACAGAAgttttttctatttttcatttgctGTTGGTTTATTATGCAATATCATTCTCTACTTTATGATCATTCCAATTGAGCAAACAGAAGGACATAAACAGttggatttgaaaaatgtagACTATGTTGCTGCTTTGCTTGTGATTATTGGAACCCTTTTAATGATTCTCGGCTTAACCGAAGGAGGTGAAGGTTGGGTGTCTGCAAAGGCTATTGCACCTCTAATAATTGGTTTTCTTGTGGTTTTGGCTGCTCTATTTTTTGAAGGcatatatttgaaaaggttTCGAAAGAAGCATACTTTGCAAGACAGAAATACAGACTGGAGGCTAAGTGTGGAATTTCTCTTTCCTCCAGAAATCCTTCATATTCCGAATATAATGGTCTTTTTAACTGTTACCGGCCTTCAATACGCTACAGAGATCATGTTTATTGCATCCGGAGTACAGTATTTCATGTTTGTCGAACACAACTCTCCCATTCTTGCATCGGTAAAAATTTTCCCAGTATGTGCTGGTATCATTTTTGGTGCTCTAACATATAGACCTTGGATGTACGAGAAACTTAATGGGAATAAACTATTTGTCATTTCTGCTATTTTATCTCTGGTAGGCgttatttggttttctaGATTGGATTATACTGTAGCAAACTCATATTGGAGATACTGCATTTTTTCAGCGTTTATTTATGGTTATGGaatcaatatctttttcaatatctaTATGAACGTTGTAATCGAATCTACACCACTTCACCTTCAAGGCGTGGTCAATGGTATTTTACAAACTACATCCCAAGTTTTGCTGAGTATTGGTAACGCTCTAGTCCCATCCATAACTGGTAATGTTAGTTATGCTACCactgaagaaatgaaacaGTATTTACAAGACAAATATAGGGTGATTTTTTACATCATGATGGGTTTTCAAGGTGttgttttattgttgatgatcttTTGTATCCAAAACAACCCGTCAAAAAGGGAATCAGAGGAAGACTTACAGTCCGTTGACTGTTTGAACATTGAGAAAGATGAGGaggtttttgaaaaagtgGAGTCCAAAGGAATTAACTAA
- a CDS encoding uncharacterized protein (PKUD0B00910; similar to Saccharomyces cerevisiae YJR041C (URB2); ancestral locus Anc_1.467): MDLPSKLDNTESVTKFLRNKDTSVDEIYNFVIDILYNDNDQNCLPYKEKFILELLIDRISQSSKLTQKFKQSEKTWKLFNFIWNKCKADSRLISVRSKVLSRLKFGEVFTKIFAELSAAGLYKNTELVDELLKTVDSIINSTRIHLSDDQNVMIINHLLEFAVKEPQYTTETHQRLLSLVIVFFQQNNKGNLKYDNKHRAEFAKLCLPNLLMAMEKHATPKIKDSLSSIIVQLLFSETDPDNVVSLIGCFSKAENASSLGESEILDLLRLIIPKISIGKLEEVAQILVSAFPQYSAVLIKEIAEMNKSLSSTFLSNLVEEALGRKDGDSHKLIIYSIRRNADICLKYTDKICELCQENSEFSMPLLKELFDSYAKNRDLDLFVKIWSDLISKYPGSIFESDSFIDYVSLKYVTLSNTQLSALVETEVNEYIGSPNQNPIFLLSICKGLLKAVSGSIQNAVSKTLLHNLLHLKALLVSLVALKGQYCWKLRFYIFSLFDVEELADDAKYLVNQKHENDSYYFFTMLRIFEQNTDLANDKFTKNLDSFYRKKSDSRFKSVLFSRFFMILEELLEVNKIKKFVEVFLKESNQEVVRKVFSNPLIQTRPKIMSCLIEECIKHNKMTNYLQFISVYAFTKTQRQQVLDLMVERLDDHSSMLIIENILKMPTYKSKLETEFDSLLKLARKGCQFSSIIVKIMNIHLQQPTESAKYIHQFTNSIAEVINKISPRTLLDSTDYLELFLLFVKDCTFNDPKMNTLKEKLIETAVKEITHLLSDTDNLSAENIEWILTFLTEINFCSKVEVKIDSLKVIVSQLGEKYTCHREMKLTIFRYICSLDDIYKPSYVIALFLVLNTRELDDTIDLYLSKLASREEDFLETWINIHKSFEESNPEDIESYIRLFTLMIKNVQKPTVAEKVKTIHRVFVSSISQIYHEVLKNDYLTKDIVALLNCLKTTLSTKTWIFTQYATELNLAFISHISSMLLNREDEHLVKNCYVELCQVTSSVILYQRKRISNRHHMINSVLTSLLKTLLARAHYIRGEGSLAFERLVSNLCEPNANNLYVKQTDNSSKDIEINNALSQIKSAMRKFIPVVIFNYITFYLKYQVDPSIKHELENAIFMMIDLLTLNELNYINRSLDHQSRQVFRNIYEEYKKFYKWNENS; the protein is encoded by the coding sequence ATGGATTTGCCGAGTAAGCTTGACAACACAGAGTCTGTGACTAaatttttgagaaacaaagaCACTTCAGTGGATGAAATTTACAACTTTGTGATTGATATACTGTATAATGACAATGACCAAAACTGCTTGCCATACAAAGAGAAATTCATCCTAGAACTATTGATTGATAGAATATCACAATCGAGTAAGCTGACCCAAAAGTTTAAGCAATCAGAAAAAACGTGgaaacttttcaattttatttggAACAAATGTAAAGCTGATAGTAGGCTAATTAGTGTGCGTTCAAAAGTGCTTTCTAGGCTGAAATTCGGAGAAGTTTTCACTAAAATATTCGCAGAACTAAGTGCAGCCGGTTTATACAAAAACACTGAGTTGGTTGACgaacttttgaaaacgGTTGATTCTATAATAAATAGCACAAGAATCCATCTATCTGATGATCAAAACGTAATGATTATCAACCATCTGTTAGAGTTTGCAGTTAAAGAACCCCAGTACACGACAGAAACACACCAAAGGTTGCTTTCACTTGTGATTGTCTTTTTCCAGCAAAACAACAAAGGAAATCTAAAATACGATAATAAGCACAGAGCCGAGTTTGCAAAGCTTTGTTTGCCCAATCTTCTGATGGCCATGGAAAAACACGCTActccaaaaataaaggaTAGTCTCTCCTCAATAATAGTTCAATTATTATTCTCTGAAACAGACCCAGATAATGTAGTGTCACTTATTGGTTGCTTCTCTAAAGCCGAAAACGCATCCTCTTTGGGAGAGTCTGAAATTCTCGATTTATTGCGGTTAATAATCCCAAAAATTTCCATTGgaaaacttgaagaagttgctCAGATTCTTGTTTCTGCTTTCCCACAATATTCTGCAGTGTTGATAAAAGAAATAGCTGAAATGAACAAATCCCTTTCTTCTACTTTCCTTTCAAATttagttgaagaagcacTTGGGAGAAAGGATGGAGACTCTCATAAACTAATTATTTACTCGATTAGAAGAAACGCTGATATTTGTCTAAAGTACACTGATAAGATTTGCGAATTATGTCAAGAAAACAGTGAATTCTCTATGCCATTACTGAaggaattgtttgattctTACGCAAAAAATAGAGACCTTGATTTATTTGTCAAAATTTGGTCAGATTTGATCTCAAAATATCCAGGGTCCATATTTGAATCTGACagtttcattgattatGTATCATTGAAATATGTGACACTTTCGAATACCCAGTTATCAGCACTAGTTGAAACTGAGGTTAACGAATATATTGGATCACCTAACCAAAATCCAATATTTCTGCTATCCATTTGCAAAGGTTTATTAAAGGCGGTTTCAGgttcaattcaaaatgcAGTTAGTAAAACTCTTCTTCACAATTTGTTGCACTTGAAAGCTCTATTGGTTTCTTTGGTAGCTCTGAAAGGTCAGTATTGCTGGAAATTGAGATTTTACATTTTTAGTTTATTTGACGTTGAAGAGTTAGCTGATGATGCAAAATATTTGGTTAATCAAAAACACGAAAATGATagttattatttttttactaTGTTAAGGATATTTGAGCAGAATACAGATTTAGCTAATGATAAATTCACGAAGAATTTAGATTCATTTTATCGAAAGAAATCTGATAGCAGATTTAAGTCTGTGCTTTTCTCTCGTTTTTTTATGATTCTGGAAGAGCTTTTAGAGGtaaataaaatcaaaaaatttgtGGAAGTTTTCTTAAAAGAAAGCAACCAAGAAGTCGTCAGAAAAGTATTCAGCAATCCATTAATTCAAACACGGCCTAAAATCATGTCCTGTTTAATTGAGGAGTGTATCAAACACAATAAAATGACCAACTATTTGCAATTTATCTCTGTTTATGCTTTTACTAAAACGCAAAGGCAGCAGGTTTTGGATCTGATGGTAGAGAGGCTCGATGACCATTCTTCTATGCtcattattgaaaacatccTTAAAATGCCAACATATAAATCGAAACTTGAAACTGAATTTGATTCACTATTGAAACTAGCGAGAAAAGGGTGTCAATTTAGTAGTATTATTGTAAAAATCATGAACATACATTTGCAACAGCCAACAGAGTCAGCAAAATATATCCACCAATTCACTAACTCTATCGCCGAAgttatcaacaaaatatCTCCTAGAACATTACTGGATTCAACAGATTACTTAGAGCTCTTTCTGTTATTTGTGAAAGATTGTACCTTCAATGATCCTAAGATGAATactttaaaagaaaaactgaTTGAGACCGCAGTGAAAGAGATTACCCACTTACTGTCAGACACTGATAATTTATCAGCGGAAAATATTGAGTGGATACTGACTTTTTTGActgaaatcaatttctGCAGCAAAGTGGAAGTCAAGATAGACAGCTTGAAAGTCATTGTTTCACAATTAGGTGAGAAGTACACATGCCATAGGGAGATGAAACTGACCATATTCAGATATATCTGTTCACTTGATGATATTTATAAACCTTCATATGTTATAGCTTTGTTCCTGGTTCTCAATACAAGGGAATTGGACGACACTATAGATCTATATCTATCGAAGCTGGCCTCTCGAGAGGAGGATTTTCTAGAAACGTGGATCAATATCCATaaatcatttgaagaatcgAATCCTGAAGATATTGAGAGCTATATTAGGTTATTCACTTTGATGATCAAAAATGTACAAAAGCCAACAGTTGCTGAAAAAGTGAAAACCATTCACAGAGTTTTTGTATCTTCTATTTCACAAATTTACCATGAGGTTCTGAAAAATGACTATTTAACAAAGGATATCGTAGCATtattgaattgtttgaaaaccACTCTATCAACGAAAACTTGGATATTTACACAATATGCAACTGAACTAAATTTAGCATTCATTTCACATATTTCTAGCATGTTGTTGAATCGAGAAGATGAGCACTTAGTCAAGAATTGTTACGTGGAATTGTGTCAAGTAACTTCGTCTGTAATTCTGTATCAGAGAAAGAGGATATCAAATAGGCATCACATGATTAATTCTGTTCTAACCTCGTTGCTCAAGACATTGCTTGCTCGTGCACACTACATTCGAGGAGAAGGGTCGCTGGCATTTGAAAGGCTTGTTAGTAATCTTTGTGAACCGAATGCGAATAACTTATACGTAAAACAAACGGacaattcatcaaaagaTATTGAGATCAACAATGCTCTATCACAAATCAAGTCAGCTATGCGAAAATTTATTCCCGTGGtaattttcaattatattACATTCTACTTGAAATACCAAGTCGATCCATCAATTAAACATGAATTAgaaaatgctatttttatGATGATTGACTTATTAACCTTGAATGAGCTTAACTATATCAACAGATCCTTGGATCATCAAAGCCGCCAAGTTTTCAGGAATATTTATGAAGAATACAAGAAGTTTTATAAATGGAATGAAAATTCCTGA